TGGCGGTGCCGATCGGGATGCCGGGCCCGGGGTAGAACGCGCCGGCCATCGAGGCGCTGGCGTTGCCGGCGGCGTACAGGCCGGCGATCACGGTGCCGTCCTCGCGCAGCACGCGGGCCGAGGTGTCGGTGCGCAGCCCACCCTTGGTGCCGAGGTCGGAGAGCACGAGCCTGGCGGCGACGTACGGCGGCTGGTCGAGCGGGACCAGCGCGGGGTTGGGCCCCGTGCCGATCGCGAAGAAGCGGTCGAACTCGTCGTCGCCACGACCGAAGTCCTCGTCGCGGCCCTGCTCGGCGAACCCGTTGAAGCGCTGCACGGTCGCGGTGAGCGCGTCCGCGGGCAGGCCGGTGGCCCCGGCGAGCTCCTCGAGGGTCGGGGCCTGCACCCAGGTGCCGGACTCGAGGTGCTCGGCGGGGCTGCGCGGCGGGAGCGAGATCGCCGGCAGGTCGCCGCCGGAGCGGGCGTCGAAGACGAACCACGCCGGCACGTGACCGGGCTCGGCGAACATCTCGCGACCCATCCGGTCGTAGGGCAGCGACTCGTTGGCGAAGCGGTTGCCGGTGGCGTCGACGACGACGCCGCCGCGGAAGCCGAGGGTGAACGCCGCGGACCCGTCGGGGTGGGCGATGCCGGGGCACCACCAGCCCTGGTCCATCAGCTCGGTGGCGGCGCCGACGGCGACGGCGGCCTCGATCGGCTCGCCGGTGTTGGTGCCGGCCGGGGCCATCGCCCAGTCGGCCGCGCCGGGCACCCCGTGGGCGCTGCGCATCTCCTGGTTGCGCTCGAAGCCTCCCGAGCCGAGCAGCACCCCGCGCCGAGCGCCGATGCGCCGTGGTCCGTCGAGGGTCTGGGCGACCACGCCGACGACGCGCTCGCCGTCCGTGACGAGCTCGGTGACCGCGTGCCCGGTCCGGACCTCGCCGCTGCCGGTGCGGTCGAAGGCGAGCAGCAGCCGCCCGATCAGGGCCCGGCCGCCGACGAGCTGGGCGCCCTCGGCGTGGCCCAGCCCCTCGCGGTCGCGCTCGACCGGGGGACGGACCAGCGCGAGCAGCTCCCCCAGGTCGGCCTGCTCGATCTCGAGCGGCACGATGGAGCGCCCCATGGGCACGCGGCCTGCGGCGTCGAAGTAGTCGGGGAACGGCTGCAGCCGGAACTCGAGCGCCGGGTCCTTCTCGAGCTCGGCGACCAGGCCGGGCGCCGTGGCCACGAACGCCTCCACCTTCTCCGGCTCGGAGCCGCCCAGCACCGCGGTGAGGTAGTCACGCGCCGACTGCGACGAGTCGGCGCTGCCGGCCCGCTGCTGGACCTCGCTGCCGGGCAGCCAGCAGGCGGCGCCGGAGTACGCCGATGTCCCGCCCAGCCGACCGGCCTTCTCCAGCACCACGGTGTCGTGCCCGTCGCGGGCCGCCAGGTAGGCGCCCGTCAGGGCTCCCGCACCCGATCCCACGACGACGACGTCGTGCTCCTCGTCCCAGCTGTCGTCCCGGCTCACAGTCATCCCAGTCCTTCGTCGCAGTCGGCGGTCGGGGCGACCGCCTCGCACGGTCACACCTGTGCCGGTCAACGTCGCAGCAGGTGACAGACGTCGCACGCCCCTCTCCCGCTGTGCGGGACAGGGGCGTGCGCGGGGCAGGGGGTCAGCTGCCGTAGACCTTCTCGGGGGCCGGGGCCTGCTCGATCAGCGCCCGCAGCCGGGTGCCGACCTCGGCGGTCTCCCAGCGCCGACCCAGGTCCTCGGCGGGGCCGTGGGTCCAGCCGTTCTCGACCGTGACCTTGCCGCCCTCGATCTCGATGACGCGACCGGTGACGTCGCCGGCCTCCTCGGAGGCGAGCCAGGCGACGACGGGCGAGTTGTCGGCCGGGTCGGGCATGGCGGAGGTGTCGAAGGCACCCTCGGTCATCCGGGTGCGCGCGACGGGCGCGATCGCGTTGACGGTGACGCCGTACCGGCTCATCTCGGCGGCGGCGACCAGCGTCATGCCGGCGATCCCCGCCTTGGCTGCGGAGTACGTGGTCTGCCCGATCGAGCCCTGCAGCCCGGCGCCCGACGAGGTGTTGATGACCCGGGCCGCGCGCTGGCGGCCCTCCTTGGCCTCGGCGCGCCAGTAGGCGCCGGCGTGGCGCAGCGGGGCGAAGTGGCCCTTGAGGTGCACCCGCACGACCGCGTCCCACTCCTCCTCGGAGGTGTTGACCAGCATCCGGTCGCGCACGAAGCCGGCGTTGTTGACGAGGACGTCGAGCCCGCCGAAGGTGTCGATGGCCTGGCGGACCATGGCCTCGGCCTGGTCGAAGTCGGCGACGTCGGCGCCGTTGGCGACCGCGCGGCCGCCGGCCGCCTCGATCTCCGCGACCACGGAGTCGGCGGGGGTCTCACCGTCGCCCTCACCGGCCAGGGAGACGCCGAAGTCGTTGACGACGACCGCGGCGCCCTGGGCGGCGAGCTCGAGCGCGTGGGCGCGGCCGATGCCGCGGCCGGCGCCGGTCACGATGGCGACGCGTCCTTCGAGGATCTTCTTCACGGGTGCTCCTTGGGTCAGCGGGTGGGTTCGGGAGGAGGGTTCAGGGTGCGGGGATCAGGGTGCGGGGATCAGGCGTTCTGGACCGCGGTGAGGAACACGGGGGGCTCCCCGCCACCGTGGCAGGCCAGCGTGGCACCGCTGACGTAGGAGGCCAGGTCGGAGCCGAGGAACAGCGCGACCGAGGCGACCTCGCCGGGGCGGGCCATCCTGCCCAGTGGGATCGTCGCCTCGATGGCCGCGACCTGGGCGTCGCCGCCGTAGTGGTCGCCGGTCAGCTCGGTGCGGCACAGCCCGACGTTGACGCTGTTGAGGCGCACCTTGGGGGCCCACTCGATCGCGAGCGAGGCGGTCAGCGAGTCGACGCCGGCCTTGGCGGCGCCGTACACGGCCGTGCCCGGCGAGGGACGCAGCGCACTGATGGAGGAGATGTTGACGATCGCGCCGCCGCTGTCCTGGCCCTGCATGACCTTGTTGGCGGCCTGGGCGACGAGCAGCGGTCCGAAGAAGTTGAGGTCCATCACCTTCGCGTGGAAGCGCGGCGAGGCGTCGGCGGCCAGCGCGTACGGCGCCCCACCGGCGTTGTTGACGGCCACGTCGAGGCGACCCTCGGTGGCGGCGACGTCCTCGACCATCGCCGTGACCGCGTCGGGGTCGCGCACGTCGCAGGTCACGTGCCGGGTGCCGGCCAGCGGCTCGGCCCCAGAGCGGGCACAGGTGACGACCCGCGCGCCGGCGGCGACGTAGGCCTCGGCGATCGCGCGGCCGATGCCCTTGCTCCCGCCGGTGACCAGGACGACCCGGTCGGTCAGGTCCAGGGTGACGCTCATCGAGGTGTCCTTCGGTCGGGGGCAGGCGGACCAAGCAAGTGTTAGGGTACCAAGCAAATGCTAGGTCGTGCACCGTACGACCCACTGCGCGACCCACTCGTCCCCTGTGAGAGGCACCCCATGGCGATCACCTCCGAGCTGCGAGCCGACGGCATCCGCGTCGTGACGATGCAGCATCCTCCGGTCAACGCATTGACGGTCCAGGGCTGGTACGACGTGGCCGCGGCCCTCGACGAGGCGAGCCGTGACATGGACACCCACGTGGTCGTGCTGCGCGCCGAGGGCCGCGGCTTCAATGCGGGCGTCGACATCAAGGAGATGCAGCACACCACCGGCTTCGACGCGTTGATCGGCGCCAACAAGGGCTGCTACGCCGCCTTCAAGGCCGTCTACGAGTGCGCCGTACCGGTCGTCGCGGCCGTGCACGGGCACTGCCTGGGCGGCGGGGTCGGCCTGGTCGGCAACGCCGACTGCATCGTGGCCAGCGAGGACGCCTACTTCGGCGTGCCCGAGGTCAACCAGGGCGCGCTCGGCGCCGCGACCCACATGGCGCGGCTGGTGCCGCAGCACATGATGCGCACCCTCTACTTCACCGCCCGCACCATCAAGGCCGCCGACCTGGTGCAGTTCGGCTCGGTCCTCGAGGTCGTCCCCCGCGACGAGCTCGACGAGGCCGCCCTGGCGGTCGCCGGCGAGATCGCGGCGAAGGACACCCGGGTGATCCGTGCGGCCAAGGAGGCCCTCAACGGGATCGACCCCATCGACGTCAACAAGAGCTACCGGTTCGAGCAGGGCTTCACCATGGAGCTCAACCTCGCCGGGGTGGCCGACGAGCTCCGCGACGGGTTCGCGGGCACCGACAAGGCAGGAAAGGCACACCAGTGAGCCCCAGGAGAACAGGACCCCGCGACAAGCGGATGACCATCGACGAGGTGGTCGCTGAGCTGCGCGACGGCATGACCATCGGGATCGGCGGGTGGGGACCGCGGCGCAAGCCGATGGCCCTGGTCCGCGCGATCCTGCGCTCGGACCTGAAGGACCTCACGATCGTGAGCTACGGCGGCGCCGACGTCGGCCTGCTCGTGCGTGCCGGCAAGGTGCGCAAGCTGGTCTACGCGTTCGTCTCCCTCGACACCGTGCCGCTGGAGCCCAACTTCCAGCGCGCCCGCCAGAACAAGGAGATCGCCGAGGTCGTCGAGCTCGACGAGGGCCTGTTCCAGGAGGGCCTGCGCGCAGCGGCCCACCGGCTGCCGTTCCTCCCGATGCGGGCGGGCCTCGGCTCCGACGTGCTGGTCAACAACCCGCACCTCAAGACCGTCACCAGCCCCTACCCCGACGCCGACGGCGTGCACGAGGAGCTCGTCGCGATGCCGGCGCTGACCCTCGACGTCGCGCTGGTCCACCTGAACCGGGCCGACAAGCACGGCAACGCGACGTACCTGGGTCCTGACCCGTACTTCGACGACCTGTTCTGCATGGCCGCCGACAAGGCGTACGTGTCGGTCGAGCAGATCACCGACACCGCCGGCCTGACCGTCGACACCCCGGTCCAGCGCCTGCTGCTGAGCCGGATGATGGTCAGCGGCGTCGTGGAGGCGCCGAACGGCGCGCACTTCACCACGTGCACGCCCGACTACGAGCGCGACGAGTTGTTCCAGAAGGCGTACGCCGCCGCGGCGTCCGGCTCCGACGAGGAGTGGGCCGCCTTCGAGCAGCGCTTCCTCGCCGGTGACGAGGACGCCTACCAGGCCGCAGTGCAGGCCTTCGCCCAGGAGGAGGAGAAGTGAGCGAGTTTTCCCGCGCCGAGGTCTGCGCCGCAGCCATCGCCGACGCGTTCCGTGACGACGGCGAGATCTTCGCCAGCCCCATGGGCATGCTGCCGATGCTCGGGGTCCGGCTGGCCAAGCTGACCTCGAACCCCGACCTGGTGATCTCCGACTCCGAGTCGCTGTTCCTGGCCGGCGTGCCCCCGCTGTTCGCCAAGGGCGACGTGGTCGAGGGCTGGATCCCCTTCCCCAAGGTCTTCGACGTGGTCGCCTACGGCAAGCGGCACGTGATGATGGGCGCCACCCAGGTCGACAAGCACGGCAACCAGAACATCTCCGCCATCGGCGACTTCGCCCAGCCCAAGCGCCAGCTCCTCGGCGTGCGCGGCGCCCCCGGCAACACCGTCAACAACCGGACGTCGTACTGGGTGCCCAAGCACTCCCC
This Nocardioides dokdonensis FR1436 DNA region includes the following protein-coding sequences:
- a CDS encoding FAD-dependent oxidoreductase translates to MTVSRDDSWDEEHDVVVVGSGAGALTGAYLAARDGHDTVVLEKAGRLGGTSAYSGAACWLPGSEVQQRAGSADSSQSARDYLTAVLGGSEPEKVEAFVATAPGLVAELEKDPALEFRLQPFPDYFDAAGRVPMGRSIVPLEIEQADLGELLALVRPPVERDREGLGHAEGAQLVGGRALIGRLLLAFDRTGSGEVRTGHAVTELVTDGERVVGVVAQTLDGPRRIGARRGVLLGSGGFERNQEMRSAHGVPGAADWAMAPAGTNTGEPIEAAVAVGAATELMDQGWWCPGIAHPDGSAAFTLGFRGGVVVDATGNRFANESLPYDRMGREMFAEPGHVPAWFVFDARSGGDLPAISLPPRSPAEHLESGTWVQAPTLEELAGATGLPADALTATVQRFNGFAEQGRDEDFGRGDDEFDRFFAIGTGPNPALVPLDQPPYVAARLVLSDLGTKGGLRTDTSARVLREDGTVIAGLYAAGNASASMAGAFYPGPGIPIGTAMVFSALAVRDMLDASL
- a CDS encoding SDR family oxidoreductase, whose amino-acid sequence is MKKILEGRVAIVTGAGRGIGRAHALELAAQGAAVVVNDFGVSLAGEGDGETPADSVVAEIEAAGGRAVANGADVADFDQAEAMVRQAIDTFGGLDVLVNNAGFVRDRMLVNTSEEEWDAVVRVHLKGHFAPLRHAGAYWRAEAKEGRQRAARVINTSSGAGLQGSIGQTTYSAAKAGIAGMTLVAAAEMSRYGVTVNAIAPVARTRMTEGAFDTSAMPDPADNSPVVAWLASEEAGDVTGRVIEIEGGKVTVENGWTHGPAEDLGRRWETAEVGTRLRALIEQAPAPEKVYGS
- a CDS encoding SDR family oxidoreductase, with protein sequence MSVTLDLTDRVVLVTGGSKGIGRAIAEAYVAAGARVVTCARSGAEPLAGTRHVTCDVRDPDAVTAMVEDVAATEGRLDVAVNNAGGAPYALAADASPRFHAKVMDLNFFGPLLVAQAANKVMQGQDSGGAIVNISSISALRPSPGTAVYGAAKAGVDSLTASLAIEWAPKVRLNSVNVGLCRTELTGDHYGGDAQVAAIEATIPLGRMARPGEVASVALFLGSDLASYVSGATLACHGGGEPPVFLTAVQNA
- a CDS encoding enoyl-CoA hydratase family protein codes for the protein MAITSELRADGIRVVTMQHPPVNALTVQGWYDVAAALDEASRDMDTHVVVLRAEGRGFNAGVDIKEMQHTTGFDALIGANKGCYAAFKAVYECAVPVVAAVHGHCLGGGVGLVGNADCIVASEDAYFGVPEVNQGALGAATHMARLVPQHMMRTLYFTARTIKAADLVQFGSVLEVVPRDELDEAALAVAGEIAAKDTRVIRAAKEALNGIDPIDVNKSYRFEQGFTMELNLAGVADELRDGFAGTDKAGKAHQ
- a CDS encoding CoA transferase subunit A, with protein sequence MTIDEVVAELRDGMTIGIGGWGPRRKPMALVRAILRSDLKDLTIVSYGGADVGLLVRAGKVRKLVYAFVSLDTVPLEPNFQRARQNKEIAEVVELDEGLFQEGLRAAAHRLPFLPMRAGLGSDVLVNNPHLKTVTSPYPDADGVHEELVAMPALTLDVALVHLNRADKHGNATYLGPDPYFDDLFCMAADKAYVSVEQITDTAGLTVDTPVQRLLLSRMMVSGVVEAPNGAHFTTCTPDYERDELFQKAYAAAASGSDEEWAAFEQRFLAGDEDAYQAAVQAFAQEEEK
- a CDS encoding CoA-transferase subunit beta, which encodes MSEFSRAEVCAAAIADAFRDDGEIFASPMGMLPMLGVRLAKLTSNPDLVISDSESLFLAGVPPLFAKGDVVEGWIPFPKVFDVVAYGKRHVMMGATQVDKHGNQNISAIGDFAQPKRQLLGVRGAPGNTVNNRTSYWVPKHSPRVFVEAVDIVSGVGPKNAKAAGAGASKYNDIHRIVTNLAVLDVKGAGDTVRLLSVHPGVTVDEVREATGFDLEIGADVVETRSPTTEELVLIREVIDPRTLRDREVKPVEAPVVNP